Proteins co-encoded in one Cytobacillus sp. NJ13 genomic window:
- a CDS encoding universal stress protein: MKKLKGRMDESILVCVYYGPNGERLIRRGCQIASMLDCPLYILTIDPKPFDEMDAEKSHYITRWKQLAEHFSADAFILKDNDKRPVSKVIADVAREKGITQIILGQTAQSRWEQIAKGSIINTLLREIPFVDLHIISVSRYLKDQEGQFEKGVRAYLVKDGSNYRVTFRHTKDAEFEGIFFKDQGTDFNNGIFKFMKDKKTLQVIVTEDIISDLTNIDLDDSLNGDDE, translated from the coding sequence GTGAAGAAATTAAAAGGACGGATGGACGAAAGCATCCTTGTCTGCGTTTATTACGGGCCAAATGGCGAACGGCTAATTCGCCGCGGCTGCCAAATAGCCAGTATGCTCGATTGTCCTTTATATATATTAACCATTGATCCAAAACCTTTTGATGAGATGGATGCAGAAAAATCACATTACATCACAAGATGGAAACAATTAGCTGAGCACTTTAGTGCTGATGCTTTCATTCTGAAAGATAATGATAAACGGCCAGTATCGAAAGTAATTGCTGATGTTGCAAGAGAAAAAGGCATTACTCAAATTATTCTCGGTCAAACAGCTCAAAGCCGCTGGGAACAAATTGCCAAGGGGTCCATCATCAATACACTTCTTCGTGAAATTCCATTTGTGGATCTTCATATTATTTCTGTGTCCCGTTACTTGAAAGATCAAGAGGGGCAATTTGAAAAAGGTGTCCGTGCATACCTGGTTAAGGATGGAAGCAACTATCGTGTGACTTTCAGACATACGAAGGATGCTGAGTTTGAAGGAATCTTCTTTAAAGATCAGGGAACAGACTTTAATAATGGGATTTTTAAATTTATGAAGGATAAGAAAACACTTCAAGTCATCGTTACAGAAGACATAATATCTGACTTAACAAATATTGATTTAGATGATTCCCTAAATGGTGATGATGAATAA
- a CDS encoding Na+/H+ antiporter subunit A: MSWLHIMILIPFLYAIVVPFIYRMFTPRIHTGWFVLVVPSVIFLYLLRYIPVISNGDTIIISVPWIPSFGINYTTYIDGLGLVFGLLITGIGALVVLYSIYYMSKLKESLHNFYVYLLLFMGAMLGLVFSDNILVLYVFWELTSISSFLLIAYWYQREKSRYGAQKSMNITIFGGLAMLAGFIMLSMMTETYSIREMIRQTDIIYEHSLFLPAMVLLLIGAFTKSAQFPFSIWLPDAMEAPTPISAYLHSATMVKAGIYLVARMTPIFGGSPEWFWLVTSAGLITLLYGSFNAVKQTDLKALLAYSTISQLGLIMSLLGMGSASLYFGAGDEASMYAVAVLAAIFHLINHSTFKGSLFMVVGIIDHETGTRDIRRLGGLMHLMPISFTLAIIGGFSMAGLPPFNGFLSKEMFFTAVLNASDMSIFSMESLGLLFPVIAWAASVFTFIYCMILIFKTFTGKYKPKKLEKEAHEAPVGMLVPPVILSSLVLIIFFFPNVLSQYILKPAMAAVLPSYSQPGEIEIKISAWHGWNTELFMTMGVVVLGTFLYLYLKKWIGIYSIYPYSMTFNNFYNQGLGKMEDMSVSITKSYMTGFIRDYFVYIFSFLIIIVGGAIWYLDGASFDTSNNAPVSIYEGVLIISMFTAALTVLFSKSRLTAIVAVGALGYLVSLFFVIFRAPDLALTQLVVETVTTALFLLCFYHLPEIRKESVRVKFRITNLIISIGVGAIVAILALSANGTRLFKPIAYYYENSYELAGARNIVNAILVDFRGIDTMLEIFVLGIASLGVYTLVKLRITGRDKG, from the coding sequence TTGTCTTGGTTGCACATAATGATTTTAATTCCATTTTTATATGCAATAGTTGTTCCGTTTATTTATAGAATGTTTACACCCCGCATACATACAGGCTGGTTTGTGCTTGTTGTGCCTTCCGTCATTTTTCTGTATTTACTAAGGTATATCCCAGTCATTTCAAATGGAGATACAATTATTATTTCTGTACCCTGGATACCATCATTTGGCATCAACTATACAACATATATTGATGGATTAGGCTTGGTTTTTGGATTGCTGATTACAGGGATCGGCGCTTTGGTTGTGCTGTATTCCATTTATTACATGTCAAAGCTGAAAGAATCACTGCATAATTTTTATGTTTATTTACTGTTATTTATGGGGGCAATGCTTGGCTTGGTTTTCTCTGATAACATTCTTGTTTTATATGTTTTTTGGGAATTGACAAGCATTTCATCTTTCTTATTAATTGCTTATTGGTATCAAAGGGAGAAATCACGGTACGGGGCACAAAAATCTATGAATATTACGATTTTTGGCGGACTTGCCATGCTTGCTGGATTCATTATGCTGTCTATGATGACAGAAACATATAGCATACGTGAGATGATCAGACAAACTGACATCATCTATGAACATTCATTATTTTTGCCTGCAATGGTTCTCCTTCTTATTGGGGCGTTCACAAAATCTGCCCAATTTCCATTCAGCATTTGGCTTCCGGATGCAATGGAAGCTCCCACGCCCATTAGTGCTTATCTGCACTCAGCGACGATGGTTAAAGCGGGAATATATTTAGTGGCACGTATGACACCGATTTTTGGAGGTTCTCCGGAGTGGTTTTGGCTTGTTACCAGTGCAGGGCTTATAACATTGCTGTATGGTTCTTTTAACGCGGTAAAGCAAACAGATTTAAAAGCTTTATTAGCCTACTCAACCATTAGCCAGCTGGGGCTCATCATGAGTCTGCTTGGCATGGGGTCGGCGTCTCTGTATTTCGGAGCGGGTGATGAAGCTTCGATGTATGCAGTGGCAGTATTGGCAGCAATCTTTCATTTAATAAATCACTCGACGTTTAAAGGAAGTTTGTTCATGGTTGTGGGAATTATTGATCATGAAACCGGAACAAGGGATATTAGAAGGCTTGGCGGTTTGATGCACCTTATGCCTATCTCTTTTACCCTTGCAATAATTGGCGGTTTTTCTATGGCAGGCCTTCCTCCATTTAATGGATTTCTAAGCAAGGAAATGTTCTTTACGGCCGTGCTGAATGCTTCTGATATGTCCATATTCAGCATGGAATCCTTAGGTTTGCTCTTTCCTGTAATCGCCTGGGCAGCAAGCGTTTTTACCTTTATCTATTGTATGATCCTGATCTTCAAGACCTTTACCGGAAAATACAAACCGAAAAAGCTGGAAAAAGAAGCCCATGAGGCTCCAGTTGGTATGTTAGTGCCTCCTGTTATTTTATCTTCTCTGGTTTTAATTATTTTCTTTTTCCCCAATGTACTTTCTCAATACATTCTTAAACCAGCAATGGCAGCTGTGTTGCCGTCCTATTCACAGCCTGGGGAGATTGAGATAAAGATAAGTGCCTGGCATGGCTGGAATACAGAATTATTTATGACCATGGGAGTCGTCGTATTAGGAACCTTTCTATATTTATATCTAAAAAAATGGATTGGAATCTACTCGATCTACCCGTATAGCATGACCTTCAATAACTTCTATAATCAAGGGCTTGGTAAAATGGAAGACATGTCCGTTTCCATAACAAAGAGTTATATGACAGGTTTTATTCGTGACTATTTTGTTTATATCTTCTCTTTTCTAATTATTATTGTTGGCGGTGCCATTTGGTATTTGGATGGAGCATCTTTCGATACCAGCAACAATGCACCTGTCAGCATATATGAAGGCGTGTTAATCATTAGTATGTTCACTGCGGCCTTAACCGTTCTATTTTCCAAATCAAGGCTGACTGCTATAGTGGCTGTTGGCGCACTCGGATACCTGGTTTCACTTTTCTTTGTCATTTTCCGCGCTCCAGATTTAGCTTTAACGCAGCTGGTTGTTGAGACGGTAACAACTGCGCTTTTCCTTTTGTGCTTTTACCATTTGCCTGAAATACGGAAGGAATCAGTCAGAGTGAAATTCCGAATAACGAATCTGATAATTTCTATAGGTGTTGGAGCTATAGTCGCAATTCTGGCACTATCAGCTAATGGGACAAGGTTATTCAAGCCTATTGCCTATTATTATGAAAATTCATATGAACTTGCTGGGGCAAGAAATATTGTTAACGCCATACTTGTAGACTTTCGGGGAATCGACACAATGCTTGAAATTTTTGTTCTTGGTATTGCATCTTTAGGGGTTTATACATTGGTGAAGCTGAGAATAACGGGGAGGGATAAGGGGTGA
- a CDS encoding Na(+)/H(+) antiporter subunit B gives MKEPNDIILHAVIKVAVVIILTFSINLFFSGHHNPGGGFIGGLGFSAALTLLFLAFDIETVRQNIPVDFKVLTAVGVLIAVFTGIGGIVFGAPFLTQAFNYFDLPVFGKTELATAVLFDVGVALAVIGTSMSIILSIGDDH, from the coding sequence GTGAAAGAACCAAATGATATCATTTTGCATGCTGTTATAAAGGTGGCTGTAGTCATCATTCTTACCTTTTCGATCAATCTATTCTTCTCAGGACATCATAACCCGGGTGGAGGATTCATTGGAGGTTTAGGGTTTTCAGCTGCTCTGACGCTTCTGTTCTTGGCCTTCGACATTGAAACAGTCCGCCAAAACATTCCCGTTGACTTTAAAGTGCTTACAGCCGTTGGAGTTTTGATTGCTGTTTTTACAGGAATTGGGGGCATTGTTTTTGGTGCGCCATTTTTAACACAGGCTTTCAATTATTTCGATCTTCCGGTTTTTGGAAAGACTGAGCTGGCTACTGCGGTGCTCTTCGATGTTGGGGTCGCATTGGCCGTTATTGGGACATCGATGTCCATTATTCTGAGTATAGGTGATGATCACTAA
- a CDS encoding Na(+)/H(+) antiporter subunit C, giving the protein METLMSLLVGLFFAIGTYLILTKSLLRIILGTSIISHGVHLLILTMGGLKTGGPPLLGLQDLPFTDALPQALILTAIVINFATTAIFLVLSYRAYKVLGTDDTDQMRGNHDE; this is encoded by the coding sequence ATGGAAACTTTAATGTCGCTGCTAGTCGGTCTATTTTTTGCTATAGGAACCTATTTAATCCTGACCAAGAGTTTACTTAGAATCATCTTAGGAACGTCCATTATCAGCCATGGGGTTCATCTGCTTATTCTCACGATGGGCGGGTTAAAAACGGGAGGTCCTCCACTGTTGGGTCTGCAGGATCTTCCATTTACAGATGCGCTGCCGCAGGCACTTATTTTAACAGCGATTGTAATTAATTTTGCAACAACAGCTATATTCTTAGTTTTGAGCTATCGCGCTTATAAAGTGCTGGGCACGGACGATACGGATCAAATGAGAGGTAATCATGATGAATAA
- a CDS encoding Na+/H+ antiporter subunit D: MNNLIIMPIIVPLIIGMAMVIFRRNIKLHKILSLIALAASGLIAVLLMGEIKADGIQTLHLGDWQPPFGVSMVADMFSSLLLLTTSIVAICCLLYAFRSIGEERESHYFYPLFLFLITGVNGSFITGDLFNLFVCFEVMLISSYVLISLGGTKVQLRESIKYVLTNIISSFLFLVAIAYIYAITGTLNFAHLSVRVAEAGQGGLLTIISILLLIIFSLKAALFLFFWLPGSYSAPPTAVAAIFAALLTKVGIYAIFRLFTLVFYHEPQITHFLIGILGAATMILGAIGAVAHWDIKNILAYNVIIGVGFIIAGLASFSIEGITGSVYYIIHDIIVKALIFLLGGTIISLTGTGKLKDMSGLIRTHPYLGWIFFIAALSLAGIPPLSGFLGKVFITHGTFEAGYYWLGGIGLMTSLMALYSVIKIFMNCFWGETFLSEEMMSGTTKGLMVPIACLSLLTILLGLGAEGLSSYTELAVETLMNPELYIHAVFGGQSTP, from the coding sequence ATGAATAATTTAATTATTATGCCAATAATCGTTCCGCTGATTATAGGAATGGCTATGGTGATATTTAGGAGGAATATAAAACTTCATAAAATCTTAAGCCTCATTGCTTTAGCTGCGTCAGGTCTCATTGCCGTCCTGTTAATGGGAGAAATTAAAGCCGATGGGATACAGACCCTGCATTTAGGTGACTGGCAGCCCCCATTTGGGGTTAGTATGGTTGCAGATATGTTTTCCTCACTGCTGCTTTTAACAACAAGTATTGTAGCTATCTGCTGTTTGCTTTATGCCTTCAGGTCAATAGGGGAAGAAAGGGAGAGCCATTATTTTTATCCTTTATTCTTATTTCTGATTACTGGAGTAAATGGCTCTTTTATTACGGGGGACTTATTTAATCTGTTTGTCTGTTTTGAGGTTATGCTCATTTCTTCATATGTATTGATTTCATTGGGAGGCACAAAAGTACAGCTCCGGGAGTCAATTAAATATGTACTGACCAACATCATTTCGTCATTTCTGTTCCTTGTGGCGATTGCCTATATCTATGCAATTACCGGGACTTTAAACTTTGCCCATCTCTCAGTGAGGGTTGCAGAGGCAGGCCAGGGTGGATTGTTGACAATTATATCCATTTTATTGCTAATCATATTCAGTTTAAAAGCAGCACTATTTCTATTCTTTTGGCTCCCAGGCTCATATAGTGCACCTCCAACAGCAGTGGCTGCGATTTTTGCTGCGTTATTAACAAAAGTTGGCATATACGCGATTTTTCGTTTATTTACCTTGGTCTTTTACCACGAGCCGCAAATAACTCATTTCTTGATCGGCATTTTGGGGGCGGCAACCATGATTTTAGGTGCGATTGGAGCTGTTGCCCACTGGGACATTAAGAATATACTTGCCTACAATGTGATTATAGGTGTTGGTTTCATCATTGCAGGGTTGGCCTCTTTCTCTATCGAGGGTATTACAGGTTCTGTTTACTATATAATTCATGACATTATTGTTAAAGCACTTATTTTCTTATTAGGCGGTACAATAATCAGTCTCACAGGCACAGGGAAATTAAAAGATATGAGCGGACTCATTCGTACACACCCCTATCTGGGATGGATATTTTTTATTGCTGCTTTGTCCCTGGCAGGAATTCCTCCTTTAAGCGGTTTCCTTGGCAAGGTATTTATAACACATGGGACTTTTGAAGCGGGCTACTATTGGCTGGGCGGGATAGGCCTGATGACAAGTCTGATGGCCCTATACTCTGTCATTAAAATTTTTATGAATTGTTTTTGGGGAGAAACTTTTTTAAGTGAAGAGATGATGTCAGGTACAACTAAAGGTCTAATGGTTCCAATAGCCTGTCTCAGCCTGCTGACGATATTATTGGGATTGGGAGCTGAAGGACTCTCTTCATATACCGAACTAGCAGTTGAAACCTTAATGAATCCGGAACTTTATATTCATGCAGTCTTTGGAGGCCAGTCAACTCCTTAA
- a CDS encoding Na+/H+ antiporter subunit E, translating into MPIQVLINLFIAFLWMFLQDDWSVLSFFSGYLVGIIVLIVLERFFKAPLYLRSLVAILKLFFVFIWELFTSSILVIRQVIRPKINITPGIFTLETELEGELEVTLLALLLSLTPGSVVVEVSHDNKVFYIHAMDIPESSESVMKSKERFEKAIKKVTRK; encoded by the coding sequence TTGCCCATTCAAGTGTTAATTAATTTATTTATAGCTTTTTTATGGATGTTTCTTCAAGATGACTGGAGCGTATTGTCCTTTTTCAGCGGGTATCTAGTGGGGATAATTGTTTTAATCGTTTTGGAGAGGTTTTTCAAAGCTCCTTTATATTTAAGATCTCTGGTTGCCATACTAAAATTGTTTTTTGTTTTTATTTGGGAATTATTCACATCAAGCATACTTGTAATCCGTCAGGTAATTAGACCAAAAATAAATATCACACCTGGGATTTTCACTCTTGAAACTGAACTTGAAGGAGAATTGGAAGTAACTTTGCTTGCTCTGCTTCTTTCCTTGACTCCCGGTTCTGTAGTAGTAGAGGTTTCTCATGATAATAAGGTGTTTTATATTCATGCAATGGATATTCCGGAATCAAGTGAATCTGTCATGAAATCAAAGGAACGCTTTGAAAAAGCGATAAAGAAGGTGACCCGCAAATGA
- a CDS encoding Na(+)/H(+) antiporter subunit F1: MIEIILMLSLGFLALSMMATIFRLVKGPTTPDRVQALDILGINLISGVAIFSVLLKTHAFMEVILLIGILSFIGTIAFARFMERGVVIERRRVK; the protein is encoded by the coding sequence ATGATAGAAATCATTTTAATGCTTTCATTGGGCTTTCTGGCGCTTTCAATGATGGCAACAATCTTTCGGCTGGTTAAAGGGCCCACGACACCTGACAGAGTTCAGGCTTTAGATATATTGGGAATTAATTTAATTTCGGGGGTAGCCATTTTCTCGGTATTATTAAAAACGCATGCCTTCATGGAAGTCATTTTATTAATTGGCATTCTTTCCTTTATTGGAACTATTGCATTTGCGCGCTTTATGGAGAGGGGGGTTGTCATTGAACGCAGACGTGTCAAGTGA
- a CDS encoding Na+/H+ antiporter subunit G, whose translation MNADVSSELIAAILILTGTIFSFLSAIGIIRLPDVYTRSHAASKSSTLGVLFTLLGAFLFFLIADDFFSIRLLLGIFFVFLTAPISAHVICRAAYRSNVELSKESVQDDLKDVLRKEQGNV comes from the coding sequence TTGAACGCAGACGTGTCAAGTGAATTGATAGCTGCAATTCTAATACTGACAGGAACCATTTTCAGTTTTTTAAGTGCGATCGGCATTATACGGCTTCCTGATGTGTACACGAGGTCTCATGCTGCCTCAAAAAGTTCCACTCTAGGTGTATTGTTTACACTGCTGGGAGCATTCCTGTTCTTCCTGATTGCAGATGATTTTTTCAGTATTCGATTACTGCTTGGAATATTCTTTGTATTTCTGACTGCACCAATTTCCGCACACGTAATTTGCCGTGCTGCTTACCGTTCTAATGTGGAGCTGAGTAAAGAGAGTGTCCAGGACGATTTAAAGGATGTTTTAAGGAAAGAACAAGGGAATGTATAG
- the ruvA gene encoding Holliday junction branch migration protein RuvA encodes MFEFVRGKLDFIGPEYVVIENNGIGYQILTPNPFSYTPEFGQEVRIYTYHYVREDIMALYGFQTREEKTLFTKLLNVTGIGPKGALAILASGEPEQVVQAIENEDEAFLVKFPGVGKKTARQMILDLKGKLPDIVPDFFPNLFSADKLQAESGPAGDLEEALLALKALGYSDKELKKITPELKKEKLTTDQYIKKALQKLLKL; translated from the coding sequence TTGTTTGAATTTGTAAGAGGCAAGCTGGATTTTATCGGACCGGAATATGTGGTTATTGAAAACAATGGTATTGGCTATCAGATATTAACGCCAAATCCATTTAGCTATACCCCGGAGTTCGGGCAGGAAGTCAGGATATACACGTATCATTATGTACGGGAAGATATTATGGCATTGTACGGTTTTCAGACTCGGGAGGAGAAGACCCTGTTTACCAAACTGCTGAATGTTACCGGCATTGGGCCGAAGGGAGCTCTTGCAATTCTTGCTTCGGGAGAACCGGAACAGGTGGTGCAGGCGATTGAAAATGAAGATGAAGCATTCCTCGTTAAGTTTCCTGGAGTCGGAAAGAAAACAGCGAGACAAATGATTCTTGATCTGAAAGGGAAGCTGCCGGATATTGTACCTGACTTTTTCCCTAATCTGTTTTCAGCGGATAAACTTCAGGCTGAAAGCGGGCCTGCGGGAGACCTGGAAGAAGCTTTGCTTGCATTAAAAGCGCTGGGCTACTCAGATAAGGAACTGAAAAAGATTACGCCGGAACTGAAGAAGGAAAAGCTTACAACGGACCAATACATAAAGAAGGCTCTGCAAAAGCTTTTAAAACTATAA
- the ruvB gene encoding Holliday junction branch migration DNA helicase RuvB has product MEERIISGEADLQDLSFEQSLRPQTLKQYIGQDKVKANLEIFIKAARIREETLDHVLLYGPPGLGKTTLAAIIANEMGVNIRTTAGPAIERPGDLAAILTALEPGDVLFIDEIHRLPRSIEEVLYPAMEDFCLDIVIGKGPSARSVRLDLPPFTLVGATTRAGSLSAPLRDRFGVLSRLEYYSEEQLTDIVVRTAEVLDTGIEQKAAIEVARRSRGTPRIANRLLRRVRDFAQVKADGQIDETLAKEALELLQVDRLGLDHIDHKLLRGIIEKFRGGPVGLETIAATIGEEAHTIEDVYEPYLLQIGFLQRTPRGRIVTDLVYRHFLMEVPAD; this is encoded by the coding sequence ATGGAAGAGCGGATAATATCCGGTGAAGCTGATCTTCAGGATCTTTCATTCGAACAGAGTCTGCGCCCTCAGACACTAAAGCAGTATATAGGCCAGGATAAAGTAAAGGCGAACCTCGAGATCTTTATCAAAGCTGCCAGAATACGCGAGGAGACCTTAGATCATGTCCTTCTATATGGACCGCCTGGATTGGGTAAAACTACACTGGCTGCCATTATTGCCAATGAAATGGGCGTAAATATCAGAACCACTGCAGGCCCCGCCATTGAAAGGCCTGGTGATTTGGCGGCGATCCTGACTGCATTGGAACCGGGTGACGTCCTGTTTATTGATGAAATTCATCGCTTGCCGCGTTCGATTGAAGAAGTTCTTTATCCGGCAATGGAGGACTTCTGTCTGGATATTGTCATCGGAAAAGGGCCAAGTGCCAGATCAGTCAGACTGGATTTGCCGCCTTTTACACTGGTTGGCGCGACTACAAGGGCAGGGTCGTTATCGGCTCCGTTAAGGGACCGTTTTGGAGTGCTCAGCAGGCTTGAATACTACTCAGAAGAGCAGCTGACTGATATTGTTGTCCGTACAGCTGAGGTTCTTGATACAGGTATAGAACAAAAAGCTGCCATTGAGGTGGCCAGAAGGTCAAGAGGCACGCCTAGAATTGCAAACAGGCTCCTCCGGAGAGTCCGGGATTTTGCCCAGGTCAAAGCAGATGGTCAGATTGATGAAACGCTGGCCAAGGAAGCTTTAGAGCTTTTGCAGGTTGACCGTTTAGGCCTTGATCATATTGACCATAAATTATTAAGAGGGATTATAGAAAAATTCCGCGGCGGACCTGTTGGCCTTGAAACAATTGCAGCGACCATTGGGGAAGAAGCGCACACGATTGAAGATGTTTATGAACCATATTTATTGCAGATTGGGTTTCTTCAGCGGACACCAAGAGGAAGAATTGTAACGGACCTGGTGTACCGCCATTTTCTGATGGAGGTGCCTGCTGATTGA
- a CDS encoding DUF2905 domain-containing protein has translation MSGISKWLMVIGAIIFAIGFISQFINIGKLPGDIVIKKGNTTFYFPVVTSILISVILSAIIYFIGRFR, from the coding sequence TTGAGCGGCATATCAAAGTGGCTGATGGTCATTGGCGCCATCATTTTTGCCATCGGATTTATAAGCCAGTTTATTAATATTGGCAAGCTGCCGGGGGATATAGTGATCAAGAAAGGCAATACGACATTTTATTTTCCAGTCGTTACATCGATTTTGATCAGTGTTATCCTTTCTGCCATCATTTATTTTATTGGCAGGTTCCGGTAG
- the queA gene encoding tRNA preQ1(34) S-adenosylmethionine ribosyltransferase-isomerase QueA, giving the protein MKVDWFDFHLPEELIAQTPLADRTSSRLMVLDKKTGNIQHSVFKDIKSNLRAGDCLVLNDTKVLPARLFGEKTGTGAKIEVLLLKQLEGDAWETLVKPAKRVKEGTEITFGNGNLTAVCTGTSDHGGRVLEFKYDGIFYEVLEQLGEMPLPPYIKEQLDDRDRYQTVFARERGSAAAPTAGLHFTEQLLEEIKEMGVHIAFITLHVGLGTFRPVSVEDLNEHEMHAEFYQVTEGTARLLNEVREQGGRIISVGTTSTRTLETIASMHNGRFEEASGWTDIFIYPGYEFKAIDGMITNFHLPKSTLIMLVSALAGRENVLNAYNQAVEERYRFFSFGDAMLIL; this is encoded by the coding sequence ATGAAAGTAGATTGGTTTGATTTTCATTTGCCTGAGGAATTAATTGCACAAACGCCTTTGGCTGATCGGACAAGCAGCAGGCTAATGGTCCTCGATAAAAAAACAGGAAATATTCAGCATAGTGTTTTTAAAGATATTAAGAGTAATCTCAGAGCTGGAGATTGTCTTGTGCTGAACGACACAAAGGTCCTTCCTGCCAGGCTGTTTGGAGAAAAAACAGGCACTGGTGCGAAAATAGAGGTGCTTCTTCTCAAACAGCTTGAAGGGGATGCCTGGGAAACGCTGGTCAAGCCAGCCAAGAGAGTGAAAGAAGGAACTGAGATAACGTTTGGAAACGGCAATTTGACTGCTGTTTGCACTGGAACTTCAGATCATGGCGGCAGGGTACTGGAGTTTAAGTATGACGGGATATTCTATGAGGTGCTGGAGCAATTGGGAGAAATGCCATTGCCTCCTTATATTAAGGAGCAGCTTGATGATCGTGACCGTTATCAGACTGTGTTTGCCCGTGAGCGCGGTTCTGCTGCAGCTCCTACTGCAGGCCTTCATTTTACTGAACAGCTCCTTGAAGAGATTAAGGAAATGGGTGTGCATATTGCTTTTATTACACTGCACGTTGGTCTGGGAACTTTCAGGCCGGTTAGTGTGGAGGATTTGAATGAGCATGAAATGCACGCTGAATTTTACCAGGTAACAGAAGGAACAGCACGGCTATTGAATGAAGTGCGTGAGCAGGGAGGAAGAATTATCAGTGTGGGGACTACATCCACGAGGACTTTAGAAACCATTGCTTCCATGCATAATGGCCGATTTGAGGAAGCAAGCGGCTGGACAGATATTTTCATTTATCCTGGATATGAATTTAAAGCGATTGATGGCATGATTACGAATTTTCATCTGCCTAAATCGACCTTGATTATGCTTGTAAGTGCACTGGCGGGCCGTGAGAACGTTCTGAATGCCTATAATCAGGCGGTGGAGGAACGTTATCGATTCTTCAGCTTTGGAGATGCTATGCTCATTTTGTAG
- the tgt gene encoding tRNA guanosine(34) transglycosylase Tgt, whose amino-acid sequence MTAIRYELIKTCKQTGARLGRVHTPHGSFETPVFMPVGTLATVKTMSPEELVEMGAGIILSNTYHLWLRPGQEIVEEAGGLHKFMNWDRAILTDSGGFQVFSLSEFRKIEEEGVHFRNHLNGDKLFLSPEKAMDIQNSLGSDIMMAFDECPPYPASFEYMKKSVERTSRWAERCLQAHKRPNDQGLFGIIQGGEYEELRKQSARDLTSLDFPGYAVGGLSVGEPKDVMNRVLEFTTPLLPSDKPRYLMGVGSPDSLIDGSIRGIDMFDCVLPTRIARNGTLMTSNGRLVVKNAKFARDFGPIDENCDCYTCRNYSRAYIRHLIRCDETFGIRLTTYHNLYFLLKLMEQVRQAIRDDRLGDFREEFFERYGFNKPNAKNF is encoded by the coding sequence TTGACTGCAATTCGTTATGAATTAATTAAAACATGTAAGCAAACTGGTGCCCGTCTGGGACGGGTCCATACGCCGCATGGATCTTTTGAAACCCCTGTGTTCATGCCCGTGGGAACACTCGCTACAGTAAAAACCATGTCCCCGGAAGAATTGGTGGAAATGGGAGCGGGCATTATTCTGAGCAATACTTACCACCTGTGGCTTCGACCGGGTCAGGAAATCGTGGAAGAAGCAGGCGGGCTGCATAAGTTTATGAATTGGGACCGGGCCATTTTAACAGATTCCGGCGGGTTTCAAGTGTTCAGCCTTAGTGAATTCCGTAAGATTGAAGAAGAAGGCGTTCATTTCAGGAATCACTTGAATGGCGACAAGCTATTTTTATCACCTGAAAAAGCAATGGATATTCAAAACTCGCTTGGTTCAGATATTATGATGGCATTTGATGAATGCCCTCCTTATCCAGCCTCCTTCGAATATATGAAGAAGTCAGTAGAGCGGACTTCCCGCTGGGCTGAGCGCTGCCTACAAGCACACAAACGCCCCAATGATCAGGGACTCTTCGGAATTATACAGGGCGGAGAATATGAGGAGCTGCGCAAACAAAGCGCGAGAGACTTAACATCTCTTGATTTCCCAGGGTATGCTGTGGGCGGTTTATCTGTGGGCGAGCCTAAAGATGTAATGAACCGTGTGCTTGAATTCACAACACCGCTTTTGCCGTCTGATAAGCCAAGATACCTTATGGGAGTAGGATCCCCCGATTCCCTGATTGATGGTTCAATCAGAGGGATTGATATGTTTGACTGTGTTCTTCCTACAAGGATTGCCAGAAACGGAACATTGATGACAAGTAATGGCCGACTGGTTGTTAAGAATGCAAAATTTGCAAGAGATTTTGGCCCTATTGATGAGAATTGCGATTGCTACACATGCCGCAATTACAGCCGTGCTTACATCAGGCATTTGATCCGCTGTGACGAAACATTTGGAATCAGGCTTACAACTTACCATAATCTCTATTTTCTGCTAAAATTAATGGAGCAGGTAAGACAGGCGATTAGAGACGATCGTTTGGGTGACTTTAGAGAAGAGTTTTTCGAAAGGTATGGATTCAATAAGCCTAACGCGAAGAACTTTTAA